Proteins encoded by one window of Winogradskyella sp. PG-2:
- a CDS encoding phosphoglycerate kinase has product MKTINDFNFENKKALIRVDFNVPLNDAFEVTDATRILSAKPTIIKILEDGGSCVLMSHLGRPKGVQEEFSLKHIIKKIEDILGVEVKFASNCVGEEAEEKAGTLQPGEILLLENLRFHEEEKKGDKTFAEQLSKLGDIYVNDAFGTAHRAHASTTIVAEFFPEYKCFGHLLAQEIESIKKVMEDGEKPVLAVLGGAKVSSKITVIENILDKVDHLIVGGGMTFTFVKAQGGNIGDSICEDDKMELALDILKQAEAKGVKIHIPVDVIAADAFSNDANTQITDVREIPEGWQGLDAGPKSLANFDTVVNECKTILWNGPLGVFEMESFAKGTIALGDSISNSTKNGAFSLVGGGDSVAAVKQFGFENKVSYVSTGGGAMLESLEGKTLPGIAAILN; this is encoded by the coding sequence ATGAAAACGATTAATGATTTTAATTTCGAAAATAAAAAAGCACTTATTAGAGTTGATTTTAATGTGCCTTTAAATGATGCTTTCGAAGTTACAGATGCTACTAGAATTTTATCCGCAAAACCAACAATTATAAAAATTTTAGAGGATGGTGGAAGTTGTGTTTTAATGTCACACCTAGGTCGTCCAAAAGGAGTGCAAGAAGAGTTTTCTTTAAAACACATTATTAAGAAAATTGAAGATATTTTAGGTGTAGAAGTAAAATTTGCATCTAATTGCGTTGGTGAAGAAGCAGAGGAAAAAGCAGGTACTTTGCAACCTGGCGAAATATTATTGCTTGAAAATTTACGTTTTCATGAAGAAGAGAAAAAGGGAGATAAAACTTTTGCAGAACAGTTGTCTAAGTTGGGGGATATTTATGTTAATGATGCTTTTGGTACTGCCCATAGAGCACATGCATCAACTACAATTGTGGCTGAGTTTTTTCCTGAGTACAAGTGTTTTGGTCATTTACTTGCTCAAGAAATTGAAAGTATTAAAAAGGTAATGGAGGACGGAGAAAAACCTGTATTAGCAGTACTTGGTGGGGCAAAAGTGTCTTCAAAAATAACAGTAATTGAAAACATCTTAGATAAAGTTGACCACTTGATTGTTGGAGGCGGAATGACGTTTACCTTTGTGAAAGCACAAGGTGGAAATATAGGAGATTCTATATGTGAAGATGATAAAATGGAATTAGCTTTAGATATTTTAAAACAAGCAGAAGCCAAAGGAGTGAAAATCCATATACCAGTTGATGTTATAGCGGCAGACGCATTTAGCAATGATGCAAACACTCAAATTACGGATGTAAGAGAGATTCCTGAGGGTTGGCAAGGTTTAGATGCTGGACCAAAATCTTTAGCAAATTTTGACACCGTTGTTAATGAGTGTAAGACCATTCTTTGGAACGGCCCTCTTGGAGTTTTTGAAATGGAAAGTTTTGCAAAAGGCACAATTGCTTTAGGCGACTCAATATCTAATTCTACTAAAAACGGCGCGTTCTCTTTAGTAGGTGGTGGTGATTCGGTAGCCGCTGTAAAACAATTTGGCTTTGAAAACAAAGTAAGTTATGTTAGTACAGGTGGTGGTGCAATGCTAGAAAGTTTAGAAGGTAAAACCCTACCAGGTATTGCGGCTATTTTAAACTAA